The following are from one region of the Colias croceus chromosome 4, ilColCroc2.1 genome:
- the LOC123690925 gene encoding ecdysone-inducible protein E75 isoform X3, with the protein MSPDSSYGRYDTPTPVDNNIMMSPVHKEREPELHIEFDGTTVLCRVCGDKASGFHYGVHSCEGCKGFFRRSIQQKIQYRPCTKNQQCSILRINRNRCQYCRLKKCIAVGMSRDAVRFGRVPKREKARILAAMQQSSSSRAQEQAAAAELDDAPRLLARVVRAHLDTCEFTRDRVAAMRARARDCPTYSQPTLACPLNPAPELQSEKEFSQRFAHVIRGVIDFAGLIPGFQLLTQDDKFTLLKSGLFDALFVRLICMFDAPLNSIICLNGQLMKRDSIQSGANARFLVDSTFKFAERMNSMNLTDAEIGLFCAIVLITPDRPGLRNIELVERMHARLKACLQTVITQNRPDRPGFLRELMDTLPDLRTLSTLHTEKLVVFRTEHKELLRQQMWGEEEGCSWADSVVDESARSPIGSVSSSESGEAVGDCGTPLLAATLAGRRRLDSRGSVDEEALGVAHLAHNGLTVTPVRPQPRYRKLDSPTDSGIESGNEKHERIVGPGSGCSSPRSSLEEHSEDRRPPVPNDTRLDDMPVLKRVLEAPPLYDTSSLMNEAYKPHKKFRAMRRDTGEAEARSMPLTPSPQPPQHPHPASPAHPAHSPRPVRVSLSSTHSVLAKSLMEGPRMTPEQLKRTDIIQQYMRRGEAAAAAGECPLRSGALLACYRGASPAPEPVLELQVDVADAPLNLSKKSPSPPRSYMPRMLEA; encoded by the exons GGCTTTTTCCGACGGTCCATACAACAGAAGATCCAGTACAGACCGTGCACCAAAAACCAACAGTGTTCCATCCTGAGGATAAATAGGAATCGGTGTCAGTACTGCCGATTGAAAAAATGCATCGCCGTGGGAATGAGCAGAGATG CTGTGCGATTCGGACGCGTTCCGAAGAGAGAGAAGGCGCGTATTTTAGCTGCAATGCAGCAATCTTCCTCATCACGGGCTCAAGAACAAGCAGCCGCTGCTGAACTAGATGATGCACCCAGATTACTAGCGCGAGTGGTGCGAGCTCATCTCGACACTTGCGAATTCACGCGCGACCGCGTGGCGGCCATGCGTGCGCGAGCCCGTGATTGTCCCACCTACTCCCAACCAACTTTG GCTTGCCCTCTAAACCCTGCGCCAGAGTTGCAGTCTGAGAAGGAATTCTCTCAGCGATTTGCGCACGTGATCCGTGGCGTGATTGACTTTGCCGGTCTCATTCCCGGCTTCCAGTTACTCACTCAAGATGACAAGTTCACGTTGCTTAAAAGTGGTCTTTTTGACGCCCTGTTTGTGCGACTCATTTGTATGTTTGATGCTCCGCTCAATAGTATAATATGCCTCAATGGACAATTAATGAAACGGGACTCTATTCAGAGCGGTGCTAATGCGCGTTTCCTAGTGGACTCTACTTTTAAATTCGCGGAACGTATGAACTCTATGAACTTAACGGATGCCGAAATCGGCCTGTTCTGCGCTATAGTTTTAATCACACCTGATCGGCCGGGTCTTCGCAATATTGAATTAGTGGAGCGTATGCACGCCAGGCTCAAAGCTTGTCTTCAGACCGTCATCACACAGAACAGACCAGACAGGCCCGGATTTTTAAGAGAACTAATGGATACATTACCAGATTTGCGTACTCTGAGCACTTTGCACACAGAAAAGCTCGTTGTATTTAGAACTGAGCATAAAGAATTACTCAGGCAGCAAATGTGGGGTGAGGAGGAAGGTTGCTCTTGGGCTGACTCTGTCGTTGATGAATCCGCACGAAGCCCAATCGGATCAGTGTCGAGCAGTGAATCTGGTGAAGCCGTCGGTGACTGTGGTACACCACTGCTCGCTGCCACACTAGCGGGACGCAGACGACTCGATTCTCGGGGCTCTGTCGATGAAGAAGCTCTTGGCGTCGCTCATCTAGCACACAATGGGCTCACCGTTACGCCAGTGCGACCGCAACCTCGTTATAGAAAACTAGACTCCCCGACCGACTCGGGTATTGAGTCAGGTAATGAAAAACACGAGAGAATCGTTGGACCAGGCTCCGGCTGCTCGAGCCCACGCTCTTCGCTCGAGGAACACTCGGAGGACAGACGGCCGCCCGTGCCCAACGATACGCGTCTAGATGACATGCCAGTACTGAAGCGCGTGCTGGAAGCTCCTCCGCTGTACGACACCTCCTCTTTGATGAACGAGGCATACAAGCcacacaagaaattccgcgccATGCGCCGCGACACCGGCGAGGCGGAAGCGCGCAGCATGCCCCTGACGCCGTCGCCGCAGCCGCCGCAGCACCCGCACCCCGCGAGCCCGGCTCACCCGGCACACTCGCCCAGGCCCGTGCGCGTCTCGCTGTCCTCGACGCACTCCGTGCTGGCCAAGAGCCTGATGGAAGGGCCGCGCATGACGCCCGAGCAGCTGAAGCGCACGGACATCATTCAGCAGTACATGCGGCGCGGCGAGGCGGCAGCGGCGGCGGGCGAGTGCCCGCTGCGCTCGGGCGCTCTGCTGGCGTGCTACCGCGGCGCGTCGCCGGCGCCGGAGCCCGTGCTGGAGCTGCAGGTGGACGTGGCGGACGCGCCGCTGAACCTCTCCAAGAAGTCGCCGTCGCCGCCGCGCTCGTACATGCCGCGCATGTTGGAGGCGTGA
- the LOC123690925 gene encoding ecdysone-inducible protein E75 isoform X4 — MVSDMGEDLPILKGILNGVVKYHNAPVRFGRVPKREKARILAAMQQSSSSRAQEQAAAAELDDAPRLLARVVRAHLDTCEFTRDRVAAMRARARDCPTYSQPTLACPLNPAPELQSEKEFSQRFAHVIRGVIDFAGLIPGFQLLTQDDKFTLLKSGLFDALFVRLICMFDAPLNSIICLNGQLMKRDSIQSGANARFLVDSTFKFAERMNSMNLTDAEIGLFCAIVLITPDRPGLRNIELVERMHARLKACLQTVITQNRPDRPGFLRELMDTLPDLRTLSTLHTEKLVVFRTEHKELLRQQMWGEEEGCSWADSVVDESARSPIGSVSSSESGEAVGDCGTPLLAATLAGRRRLDSRGSVDEEALGVAHLAHNGLTVTPVRPQPRYRKLDSPTDSGIESGNEKHERIVGPGSGCSSPRSSLEEHSEDRRPPVPNDTRLDDMPVLKRVLEAPPLYDTSSLMNEAYKPHKKFRAMRRDTGEAEARSMPLTPSPQPPQHPHPASPAHPAHSPRPVRVSLSSTHSVLAKSLMEGPRMTPEQLKRTDIIQQYMRRGEAAAAAGECPLRSGALLACYRGASPAPEPVLELQVDVADAPLNLSKKSPSPPRSYMPRMLEA, encoded by the exons ATGGTATCGGACATGGGTGAAGATTTGCCAATACTTAAAGGCATCCTGAATGGAGTCGTCAAATATCACAATGCTC CTGTGCGATTCGGACGCGTTCCGAAGAGAGAGAAGGCGCGTATTTTAGCTGCAATGCAGCAATCTTCCTCATCACGGGCTCAAGAACAAGCAGCCGCTGCTGAACTAGATGATGCACCCAGATTACTAGCGCGAGTGGTGCGAGCTCATCTCGACACTTGCGAATTCACGCGCGACCGCGTGGCGGCCATGCGTGCGCGAGCCCGTGATTGTCCCACCTACTCCCAACCAACTTTG GCTTGCCCTCTAAACCCTGCGCCAGAGTTGCAGTCTGAGAAGGAATTCTCTCAGCGATTTGCGCACGTGATCCGTGGCGTGATTGACTTTGCCGGTCTCATTCCCGGCTTCCAGTTACTCACTCAAGATGACAAGTTCACGTTGCTTAAAAGTGGTCTTTTTGACGCCCTGTTTGTGCGACTCATTTGTATGTTTGATGCTCCGCTCAATAGTATAATATGCCTCAATGGACAATTAATGAAACGGGACTCTATTCAGAGCGGTGCTAATGCGCGTTTCCTAGTGGACTCTACTTTTAAATTCGCGGAACGTATGAACTCTATGAACTTAACGGATGCCGAAATCGGCCTGTTCTGCGCTATAGTTTTAATCACACCTGATCGGCCGGGTCTTCGCAATATTGAATTAGTGGAGCGTATGCACGCCAGGCTCAAAGCTTGTCTTCAGACCGTCATCACACAGAACAGACCAGACAGGCCCGGATTTTTAAGAGAACTAATGGATACATTACCAGATTTGCGTACTCTGAGCACTTTGCACACAGAAAAGCTCGTTGTATTTAGAACTGAGCATAAAGAATTACTCAGGCAGCAAATGTGGGGTGAGGAGGAAGGTTGCTCTTGGGCTGACTCTGTCGTTGATGAATCCGCACGAAGCCCAATCGGATCAGTGTCGAGCAGTGAATCTGGTGAAGCCGTCGGTGACTGTGGTACACCACTGCTCGCTGCCACACTAGCGGGACGCAGACGACTCGATTCTCGGGGCTCTGTCGATGAAGAAGCTCTTGGCGTCGCTCATCTAGCACACAATGGGCTCACCGTTACGCCAGTGCGACCGCAACCTCGTTATAGAAAACTAGACTCCCCGACCGACTCGGGTATTGAGTCAGGTAATGAAAAACACGAGAGAATCGTTGGACCAGGCTCCGGCTGCTCGAGCCCACGCTCTTCGCTCGAGGAACACTCGGAGGACAGACGGCCGCCCGTGCCCAACGATACGCGTCTAGATGACATGCCAGTACTGAAGCGCGTGCTGGAAGCTCCTCCGCTGTACGACACCTCCTCTTTGATGAACGAGGCATACAAGCcacacaagaaattccgcgccATGCGCCGCGACACCGGCGAGGCGGAAGCGCGCAGCATGCCCCTGACGCCGTCGCCGCAGCCGCCGCAGCACCCGCACCCCGCGAGCCCGGCTCACCCGGCACACTCGCCCAGGCCCGTGCGCGTCTCGCTGTCCTCGACGCACTCCGTGCTGGCCAAGAGCCTGATGGAAGGGCCGCGCATGACGCCCGAGCAGCTGAAGCGCACGGACATCATTCAGCAGTACATGCGGCGCGGCGAGGCGGCAGCGGCGGCGGGCGAGTGCCCGCTGCGCTCGGGCGCTCTGCTGGCGTGCTACCGCGGCGCGTCGCCGGCGCCGGAGCCCGTGCTGGAGCTGCAGGTGGACGTGGCGGACGCGCCGCTGAACCTCTCCAAGAAGTCGCCGTCGCCGCCGCGCTCGTACATGCCGCGCATGTTGGAGGCGTGA
- the LOC123690925 gene encoding ecdysone-inducible protein E75 isoform X2, which yields MRLPDMTVTECRRQHLEPTPADPTPNDNDVLLGRVLAEFDGTTVLCRVCGDKASGFHYGVHSCEGCKGFFRRSIQQKIQYRPCTKNQQCSILRINRNRCQYCRLKKCIAVGMSRDAVRFGRVPKREKARILAAMQQSSSSRAQEQAAAAELDDAPRLLARVVRAHLDTCEFTRDRVAAMRARARDCPTYSQPTLACPLNPAPELQSEKEFSQRFAHVIRGVIDFAGLIPGFQLLTQDDKFTLLKSGLFDALFVRLICMFDAPLNSIICLNGQLMKRDSIQSGANARFLVDSTFKFAERMNSMNLTDAEIGLFCAIVLITPDRPGLRNIELVERMHARLKACLQTVITQNRPDRPGFLRELMDTLPDLRTLSTLHTEKLVVFRTEHKELLRQQMWGEEEGCSWADSVVDESARSPIGSVSSSESGEAVGDCGTPLLAATLAGRRRLDSRGSVDEEALGVAHLAHNGLTVTPVRPQPRYRKLDSPTDSGIESGNEKHERIVGPGSGCSSPRSSLEEHSEDRRPPVPNDTRLDDMPVLKRVLEAPPLYDTSSLMNEAYKPHKKFRAMRRDTGEAEARSMPLTPSPQPPQHPHPASPAHPAHSPRPVRVSLSSTHSVLAKSLMEGPRMTPEQLKRTDIIQQYMRRGEAAAAAGECPLRSGALLACYRGASPAPEPVLELQVDVADAPLNLSKKSPSPPRSYMPRMLEA from the exons GGCTTTTTCCGACGGTCCATACAACAGAAGATCCAGTACAGACCGTGCACCAAAAACCAACAGTGTTCCATCCTGAGGATAAATAGGAATCGGTGTCAGTACTGCCGATTGAAAAAATGCATCGCCGTGGGAATGAGCAGAGATG CTGTGCGATTCGGACGCGTTCCGAAGAGAGAGAAGGCGCGTATTTTAGCTGCAATGCAGCAATCTTCCTCATCACGGGCTCAAGAACAAGCAGCCGCTGCTGAACTAGATGATGCACCCAGATTACTAGCGCGAGTGGTGCGAGCTCATCTCGACACTTGCGAATTCACGCGCGACCGCGTGGCGGCCATGCGTGCGCGAGCCCGTGATTGTCCCACCTACTCCCAACCAACTTTG GCTTGCCCTCTAAACCCTGCGCCAGAGTTGCAGTCTGAGAAGGAATTCTCTCAGCGATTTGCGCACGTGATCCGTGGCGTGATTGACTTTGCCGGTCTCATTCCCGGCTTCCAGTTACTCACTCAAGATGACAAGTTCACGTTGCTTAAAAGTGGTCTTTTTGACGCCCTGTTTGTGCGACTCATTTGTATGTTTGATGCTCCGCTCAATAGTATAATATGCCTCAATGGACAATTAATGAAACGGGACTCTATTCAGAGCGGTGCTAATGCGCGTTTCCTAGTGGACTCTACTTTTAAATTCGCGGAACGTATGAACTCTATGAACTTAACGGATGCCGAAATCGGCCTGTTCTGCGCTATAGTTTTAATCACACCTGATCGGCCGGGTCTTCGCAATATTGAATTAGTGGAGCGTATGCACGCCAGGCTCAAAGCTTGTCTTCAGACCGTCATCACACAGAACAGACCAGACAGGCCCGGATTTTTAAGAGAACTAATGGATACATTACCAGATTTGCGTACTCTGAGCACTTTGCACACAGAAAAGCTCGTTGTATTTAGAACTGAGCATAAAGAATTACTCAGGCAGCAAATGTGGGGTGAGGAGGAAGGTTGCTCTTGGGCTGACTCTGTCGTTGATGAATCCGCACGAAGCCCAATCGGATCAGTGTCGAGCAGTGAATCTGGTGAAGCCGTCGGTGACTGTGGTACACCACTGCTCGCTGCCACACTAGCGGGACGCAGACGACTCGATTCTCGGGGCTCTGTCGATGAAGAAGCTCTTGGCGTCGCTCATCTAGCACACAATGGGCTCACCGTTACGCCAGTGCGACCGCAACCTCGTTATAGAAAACTAGACTCCCCGACCGACTCGGGTATTGAGTCAGGTAATGAAAAACACGAGAGAATCGTTGGACCAGGCTCCGGCTGCTCGAGCCCACGCTCTTCGCTCGAGGAACACTCGGAGGACAGACGGCCGCCCGTGCCCAACGATACGCGTCTAGATGACATGCCAGTACTGAAGCGCGTGCTGGAAGCTCCTCCGCTGTACGACACCTCCTCTTTGATGAACGAGGCATACAAGCcacacaagaaattccgcgccATGCGCCGCGACACCGGCGAGGCGGAAGCGCGCAGCATGCCCCTGACGCCGTCGCCGCAGCCGCCGCAGCACCCGCACCCCGCGAGCCCGGCTCACCCGGCACACTCGCCCAGGCCCGTGCGCGTCTCGCTGTCCTCGACGCACTCCGTGCTGGCCAAGAGCCTGATGGAAGGGCCGCGCATGACGCCCGAGCAGCTGAAGCGCACGGACATCATTCAGCAGTACATGCGGCGCGGCGAGGCGGCAGCGGCGGCGGGCGAGTGCCCGCTGCGCTCGGGCGCTCTGCTGGCGTGCTACCGCGGCGCGTCGCCGGCGCCGGAGCCCGTGCTGGAGCTGCAGGTGGACGTGGCGGACGCGCCGCTGAACCTCTCCAAGAAGTCGCCGTCGCCGCCGCGCTCGTACATGCCGCGCATGTTGGAGGCGTGA